In Lepus europaeus isolate LE1 chromosome 9, mLepTim1.pri, whole genome shotgun sequence, the following are encoded in one genomic region:
- the FAM240A gene encoding protein FAM240A produces MNHQYARREVFCRNSCHELKRFWEREIGKQTYYRESEEHRLGRSALRRLREEWKQRLETKLRLRNNPGETEKQANIG; encoded by the exons ATGAACCACCAGTACGCCCGCCGGGAGGTCTTCTGCCGCAACTCCTGCCATGAGCTCAAACGCTTCTGGGAACGGGAAATTGGCAAACAGACTTACTACCGGGAATCGGAGGAGCACCGTCTAGGACGAAGTGCACTGAGAAG GCTCAGGGAAGAATGGAAGCAGAGGCTGGAGACCAAGCTGAGGCTCAGGAACAATCCCGGTGAGACTGAAAAGCAGGCGAACATCGGCTGA
- the ALS2CL gene encoding ALS2 C-terminal-like protein produces MCSPEESALLRVEEGFSAALTHINSLVLQPLLSAASELSELQGAECLQLLEQLHGSTQQLCVVTEDSLCSLRERLRHPDSAGLQSLLLLRDPDRVLQAHMEYIESYTSCLVVQAFQKAAKRRSEYWRGRRKALRQLLWGMSPEGSVGTVLVQALWQPLAHHVQQCVLRLLSLSGAIGERDPARELVVRAAVLFGNLEAFLRQALDQAVATQDLWHTLSSRLRDVLCTPARRLLQDSHDVPVTAAPLRAERVLLFDDALVLLQGHSVHTFDLKLLWVDPERDGCAFHLLTPEDVFSLCAKDRQGQAVWQWKVTRAVCQALRGKKDFPVLGAGLQPSEPPAHRCGAYTFRAEGRLCHATYEGEWQRGRPHGKGTLKWPDGRSHVGDFCEGLEHGFGIRLVPQASEDKFDCYKCHWTAGSMCGYGICEYGNDQVYKGYFRAGLRHGFGVLESAPQGPQVFRYTGHWERGQRSGYGVEEDGDRGERYIGMWQGDQRHGPGVVVTQAGVCYQGSFQADKMVGPGVLLSEDDSLYEGTFTRDLSLVGKGKVTFPNGFTLEGTFGSGVGRGLHTQGVLDTAAVPPDPSRTRKRQLGLGALPVESRWQGVYGPFRDFVAAGCPADLQEAMLGFHVQSSRELRRSQEYLCYTRMHPEDSEGGVADTLEELLRHRQPEALQQYLSKALSHPLHPLGKLLRTLMLTFQATYVGIGANKHLQGLAQDEVKQHARELWAAYRGLLRVALQRRGHTLEEEDTETRDLQVHGVMLPLVLPSFYSELFTLYLLLHEPEDGLYSQGITNLSLFPDTKLLEFLEVQKHLWPLKDLRLTSNQRHSLVKDKCFLSATECLQKIITTVSPREKLEVLERTYGEIEATVSRLLGQEHKLPMDDLLPLLIYVVSRARIQHLGAEIHLIRDMMDPSHIGGLYDFLLTALESCYEHIQREDMRLHRLPGPWGPREHW; encoded by the exons ATGTGCAGCCCCGAGGAGTCAGCCCTGCTCCGGGTGGAGGAGGGCTTCTCAGCCGCCCTGACTCACATCAACAGCCTTGtcctccagcccctgctctctGCCG cctcagaACTCTCAGAGCTGCAGGGTGCAGAGTGCCTGCAGCTCTTGGAGCAGCTGCACGGGAGCACCCAGCAGCTCTGCGTAGTGACAGAGGACAGCCTGTGCTCACTGCGTGAGAGGCTGCGCCACCCCGACTCCGCCGGcctccagtccctgctgttgctgCGCGACCCCGACCGTGTCTTGCAGGCACACATGGA GTACATCGAGTCCTACACGAGCTGCTTGGTGGTGCAGGCTTTTCAGAAGGCAGCAAAGAGGAGGAG CGAGTACTGGCGGGGCCGGCGGAAGGCGCTTCGGCAGCTGCTGTGGGGCATGAGCCCGGAGGGCTCGGTGGGCACGGTGCTGGTCCAGGCCCTCTGGCAGCCGCTGGCCCACCACGTGCAGCAGTGTGTGCTCCGGCTGCTGAGCCTCAGCGGCGCCATCGGGGAG CGTGACCCCGCCCGGGAGCTGGTGGTTCGTGCAGCCGTCCTGTTTGGGAACCTCGAGGCCTTCCTCCGGCAGGCTCTGGACCAGGCTGTGGCCACGCAGGACCTGTGGCACACCCTGAGCAGCCGGCTGAGG GACGTGCTGTGCACCCCTGCTCGCCGGCTTTTGCAGGACAGCCACGACGTGCCTGTGACGGCCGCCCCGCTGCGGGCCGAGCGTGTGCTGCTCTTTGACGACGCCCTGGTGCTGCTGCAG GGCCACAGTGTCCACACTTTTGATCTGAAGCTGCTGTGGGTGGATCCTGAGCGGGATGG GTGCGCGTTTCACCTCCTCACGCCTGAAGATGTGTTCTCTCTTTGTGCCAAGGACCGCCAGGGCCAG GCGGTctggcagtggaaggtgacccgggctgtgtgccaggccctgcggGGAAAGAAGGACTTCCCggtgctgggggctggcctgCAGCCGTCGGAGCCCCCCGCCCACCGCTGCGGAGCCTACACCTTCCGCGCTGAGGGCCGGCTCTGCCATGCCACCTACGAGGGCGAGTGGCAGCGTGGCAGGCCCCATGGCAA GGGAACCCTGAAGTGGCCAGATGGGCGCAGTCACGTGGGGGATTTCTGCGAGGGCCTGGAGCACGG CTTTGGCATCCGCCTGGTGCCGCAGGCCTCCGAGGACAAGTTTGACTGTTACAAGTGCCACTGGACGGCAGGCAGCATGTGCGGCTACGGCATCTGTGA GTACGGCAATGACCAGGTGTACAAGGGCTATTTCCGTGCGGGCCTGCGGCACGGCTTCGGCGTCCTGGAGAGTGCGCCGCAGGGCCCCCAGGTGTTCAGGTACACCGGCCACTGGGAGAGGGGCCAGAGGAGCGGCTATGGCGTCGAGGAGGACGGGGACAG GGGCGAGCGCTACATCGGCATGTGGCAGGGCGACCAGCGCCATGGCCCGGGGGTCGTGGTCACCCAGGCAGGCGTCTGCTACCAGGGCAGCTTCCAGGCGGACAAGATGGTG GGCCCCGGCGTGCTGTTGTCTGAGGACGACTCCCTGTACGAGGGCACCTTCACCAGGGACCTGAGCCTCGTGGGGAAG ggcaAGGTCACCTTCCCCAATGGCTTCACCCTGGAGGGCACGTTcggcagtggggtggggagaggactgCACACGCAAGGCGTACTGGACACAGCTGCTGTCCCGCCGGACCCCAGCAGAACCCGTAAGAG gcagctggggctgggcgccTTACCGGTGGAGAGCCGCTGGCAGGGAGTCTACGGCCCCTTCCGGGACTTCGTGGCTGCTGGCTGCCCCGCGGACCTGCAGGAGGCCATGCTGGGCTTCCACGTGCAGAGCTCGCGGGAGCTGCGCAGGTCCCAGGAGTACCTGTGCTACACGAG GATGCACCCCGAGGACAGTGAGGGCGGCGTGGCCGACACCCTGGAGGAGCTGCTGCGGCACCGGCAGCCTGAGGCCCTGCAGCAGTACCTGAGCAAG GCCCTGAGCCACCCCCTGCACCCGCTGGGCAAGCTGCTGCGCACGCTGATGCTGACCTTCCAGGCCACGTACGTGGGCATCGGGGCCAACAAGCACCtgcaggggctggcccaggacgAGGTGAAGCAGCACGCCCGGGAGCTCTGGGCCGCCTACAG GGGTCTGCTGCGGGTCGCCTTACAGCGCAGGGGCCacaccctggaggaggaggacacCGAGACACG GGACCTGCAGGTGCACGGCGTGATGCTGCCGCTCGTGCTGCCCAGCTTCTACTCGGAGCTCTTCACGCTCTACCTGCTCCTCCACGAGCCCGAGgatggcctctacagccagggCATCACCAACCTGAGCCTCTTCCCCGACACCAAGCTGCTGGAGTTCCTGGAAGTGCAGAA GCACCTGTGGCCGCTGAAGGACCTCAGGCTCACCAGCAATCAG AGGCACTCCCTGGTCAAGGACAAGTGCTTCCTGTCAGCCACTGAGTGCCTGCAGAAGATCAT CACCACGGTGAGCCCCCGGGAGAAGCTAGAGGTGCTGGAGCGGACGTACGGGGAGATTGAGGCCACTGTGTCACggctgctgggccaggagcaCAAGCTGCCCATGGATGACCTGCTGCCGCTGCTCATCTATGTAGTGTCGCGGGCCCG AATTCAGCACCTGGGAGCTGAGATCCACCTAATCCGGGACATGATGGATCCCAGCCACATAGGGGGCCTCTATGACTTCCTGCTCACGGCCCTGGAG TCCTGCTACGAGCACATCCAGAGAGAAGACATGCGGCTGCACCGCTTGCCAGGCCCTTGGGGCCCCAGGGAGCACTGGTAG